A genomic region of Vitis vinifera cultivar Pinot Noir 40024 chromosome 7, ASM3070453v1 contains the following coding sequences:
- the LOC100256598 gene encoding plasmodesmata-located protein 2 isoform X1: MGLPPKPLSLLSLSLTFLTILGFFPSAKPSTDFTNLVYKGCADQKFQDPSGVYSKTLKPLFDSLVSQSSTKNFSTATSGEGQSSITGLYQCRGDLSNSQCYTCVGKLPDLCTKLCGKAIAARVQLSGCYMRYEVAGFKQVTATELLYKVCGSTQASQSGFEEKRDTTFGMMEKGVEGGDGFYTGTYESVYVLGQCEGDMGGSDCGDCVNTAVERVKTECGDSISGQIYLHKCYISYSYYPTGVPSQSSAESGQSTEKTVALVVGGVAALGFGIACLMFVRTAFKKHHSSKY, from the exons ATGGGTTTGCCGCCAAAACCCCTGTCtctcctctccctctctctgaCTTTCCTCACAATTCTTGGCTTCTTCCCATCTGCCAAACCCTCCACAGATTTCACAAACTTGGTGTATAAAGGCTGTGCCGACCAAAAATTCCAAGACCCATCAGGGGTTTACTCCAAAACCCTCAAACCCCTGTTTGATTCTCTGGTTTCACAGTCCTCCACAAAGAATTTCTCCACAGCCACTTCTGGTGAGGGCCAATCTTCCATCACAGGGCTGTACCAATGTAGAGGTGATCTCTCCAACTCCCAATGCTACACCTGTGTGGGCAAACTCCCAGACCTCTGCACCAAGCTCTGTGGCAAAGCTATAGCTGCCAGAGTTCAACTCAGTGGGTGCTACATGAGGTATGAGGTTGCTGGGTTCAAGCAGGTCACTGCAACTGAGCTTCTGTACAAGGTGTGTGGATCAACTCAGGCAAGTCAGAGTGGGTTTGAAGAGAAGAGAGACACTACTTTTGGGATGATGGAGAAGGGTGTTGAAGGTGGGGATGGATTCTACACTGGGACATATGAGTCTGTGTACGTGTTGGGGCAGTGTGAGGGGGACATGGGAGGTAGTGATTGTGGAGATTGTGTGAATACTGCAGTTGAGAGAGTCAAAACCGAGTGTGGTGACTCAATTTCCGGGCAGATTTATTTGCACAAATGCTACATCAGCTATAGTTACTATCCAACCGGGGTGCCCAGCCAATCTTCAGCAG AATCAGGTCAGAGTACAGAGAAGACAGTAGCACTTGTTGTGGGAGGGGTAGCAGCTCTAGGGTTTGGAATTGCTTGTTTGATGTTTGTTAGAACAGCTTTCAAGAAACATCATAGTAGTAAGTACTAA
- the LOC104879820 gene encoding homeobox-leucine zipper protein ROC7-like isoform X2 produces the protein MREVDDCEDDEMFYPELQEANNIFKAVYKEIMTIAFEANYYVEAVPALGSIEELQKVFRISPPSDWRLETTTETAIVPISARSLCMNMMNLDSWHASMSHIFHYVGGYIPDGVFKHLKDEDPSILHVEMVNAEFQLPTPFAAVRKFSFLRFLKEIIPDELWAIIDVSKDYFQHIDMDYMFEGKCRRRPSGVIIRARDDHSEIIWIENVEVPVLSQFQDNIYSAIINSDVAFSAKRWVDAFLWNLKRYQSAFFIQEIKWGRPYYLFLLSLTKNMRLDFMKCLRESPDDRDWTLLTDHGMRIMQDATMRSPEACKICGYISVVSFRIQAKPHLVFQYLVKKNRQLQWHLFLDEKEVLRFAADDESYLITLHQRSIITENSCGSEEYILQEASWDGFGYLIISAIMNQADVFCSLVAGYKDVDLKPSGFAIVPDGFDSSLVTFSLQEVLQVPDTHTGIRVKSCVAKRIISEIIEEMADVVKSAS, from the exons ATGCGCGAAGTTGATGACTGTGAGGATGATGAAATGTTTTATCCTGAACTACAAGAAGCAAATAACATCTTCAAGGCGGTCTACAAGGAAATTATGACCATTGCTTTTGAAGCAAATTATTATGTTGAGGCTGTTCCAGCATTAGGTTCAATCGAGGAGTTGCAGAAAGTGTTCCGGATTTCACCTCCATCTGATTGGAGACTTGAAACTACCACTGAGACTGCCATAGTTCCAATTTCTGCACGATCGTTATGCATGAATATGATGAATCTC GATTCATGGCATGCCTCAATGTCCCATATTTTCCACTATGTGGGTGGCTATATCCCAGATGGTGTTTTCAAGCACTTGAAAGATGAGGATCCTTCAATTCTGCATGTAGAAATG GTGAATGCAGAATTTCAATTACCTACACCATTTGCAGCAGTGAGGAAATTCTCCTTTTTAAGATTCTTAAAAGAGATCATACCAGATGAGTTATGGGCCATTATTGATGTGTCAAAAGATTACTTTCAGCATATAGATATGGATTACATGTTTGAAGGGAAATGTCGAAGGAGGCCATCAGGGGTCATAATCAGGGCCCGTGATGATCATTCTGAG ATCATATGGATTGAGAATGTGGAAGTGCCCGTGCTGTCTCAATTTCAAGACAATATTTATTCTGCAATAATCAATTCAGATGTGGCATTCAGTGCAAAGCGCTGGGTTGATGCATTTTTATGGAATTTGAAGCGATATCAAAGCGCATTTTTTATTCAGGAGATAAAATGGGGACGCCCAT attatttgtttttactatCATTGACAAAGAACATGAGGCTGGACTTCATGAAATGTCTGAGGGAATCTCCTGATGATAGAGACTGGACGCTTCTAACTGATCATGGGATGAGGATAATGCAGGATGCCACGATGAGATCTCCTGAAGCATGCAAGATATGTGGTTACATTTCTGTGGTCAGCTTCCGAATTCAAGCCAAACCCCACCTAGTTTTTCAGTACCTTGTCAAAAAGAATCGACAATTACAG TGGCATCTGTTTCTTGATGAGAAAGAAGTCCTCAGGTTTGCTGCAGACGATGAAAGCTACCTTATTACTCTACACCAGAGATCTATCATAACAGAAAACAGTTGCGGG AGTGAAGAATACATATTGCAAGAGGCTTCATGGGATGGATTTGGCTACTTGATCATATCAGCAATCATGAATCAGGCAGATGTTTTCTGTTCTCTCGTTGCAGGATACAAGGATGTTGACTTGAAGCCTTCGGGTTTTGCAATAGTGCCTGATGGATTTGATTCCTCTCTAGTGACCTTCTCCCTCCAAGAAGTTCTTCAAGTTCCAGACACCCATACAGGAATTAGAGTCAAAAGTTGTGTCGCGAAGAGAATCATTTCAGAGATAATAGAAGAGA TGGCTGATGTAGTAAAATCAGCAAGTTAA
- the LOC104879820 gene encoding homeobox-leucine zipper protein ROC7-like isoform X1 translates to MDKGKSKVIEREADKCENPPPRKEKGYGSSSRQSEVTANRTEQPVKTLMREVDDCEDDEMFYPELQEANNIFKAVYKEIMTIAFEANYYVEAVPALGSIEELQKVFRISPPSDWRLETTTETAIVPISARSLCMNMMNLDSWHASMSHIFHYVGGYIPDGVFKHLKDEDPSILHVEMVNAEFQLPTPFAAVRKFSFLRFLKEIIPDELWAIIDVSKDYFQHIDMDYMFEGKCRRRPSGVIIRARDDHSEIIWIENVEVPVLSQFQDNIYSAIINSDVAFSAKRWVDAFLWNLKRYQSAFFIQEIKWGRPYYLFLLSLTKNMRLDFMKCLRESPDDRDWTLLTDHGMRIMQDATMRSPEACKICGYISVVSFRIQAKPHLVFQYLVKKNRQLQWHLFLDEKEVLRFAADDESYLITLHQRSIITENSCGSEEYILQEASWDGFGYLIISAIMNQADVFCSLVAGYKDVDLKPSGFAIVPDGFDSSLVTFSLQEVLQVPDTHTGIRVKSCVAKRIISEIIEEMADVVKSAS, encoded by the exons ATGGATAAAGGAAAATCAAAG GTAATTGAAAGGGAGGCGGACAAGTGTGAGAATCCTCCTCCGAGAAAAGAGAAG GGTTATGGATCATCTTCTAGGCAAAGTGAGGTTACTGCCAATAGGACTGAACAGCCAGTGAAAACATTGATGCGCGAAGTTGATGACTGTGAGGATGATGAAATGTTTTATCCTGAACTACAAGAAGCAAATAACATCTTCAAGGCGGTCTACAAGGAAATTATGACCATTGCTTTTGAAGCAAATTATTATGTTGAGGCTGTTCCAGCATTAGGTTCAATCGAGGAGTTGCAGAAAGTGTTCCGGATTTCACCTCCATCTGATTGGAGACTTGAAACTACCACTGAGACTGCCATAGTTCCAATTTCTGCACGATCGTTATGCATGAATATGATGAATCTC GATTCATGGCATGCCTCAATGTCCCATATTTTCCACTATGTGGGTGGCTATATCCCAGATGGTGTTTTCAAGCACTTGAAAGATGAGGATCCTTCAATTCTGCATGTAGAAATG GTGAATGCAGAATTTCAATTACCTACACCATTTGCAGCAGTGAGGAAATTCTCCTTTTTAAGATTCTTAAAAGAGATCATACCAGATGAGTTATGGGCCATTATTGATGTGTCAAAAGATTACTTTCAGCATATAGATATGGATTACATGTTTGAAGGGAAATGTCGAAGGAGGCCATCAGGGGTCATAATCAGGGCCCGTGATGATCATTCTGAG ATCATATGGATTGAGAATGTGGAAGTGCCCGTGCTGTCTCAATTTCAAGACAATATTTATTCTGCAATAATCAATTCAGATGTGGCATTCAGTGCAAAGCGCTGGGTTGATGCATTTTTATGGAATTTGAAGCGATATCAAAGCGCATTTTTTATTCAGGAGATAAAATGGGGACGCCCAT attatttgtttttactatCATTGACAAAGAACATGAGGCTGGACTTCATGAAATGTCTGAGGGAATCTCCTGATGATAGAGACTGGACGCTTCTAACTGATCATGGGATGAGGATAATGCAGGATGCCACGATGAGATCTCCTGAAGCATGCAAGATATGTGGTTACATTTCTGTGGTCAGCTTCCGAATTCAAGCCAAACCCCACCTAGTTTTTCAGTACCTTGTCAAAAAGAATCGACAATTACAG TGGCATCTGTTTCTTGATGAGAAAGAAGTCCTCAGGTTTGCTGCAGACGATGAAAGCTACCTTATTACTCTACACCAGAGATCTATCATAACAGAAAACAGTTGCGGG AGTGAAGAATACATATTGCAAGAGGCTTCATGGGATGGATTTGGCTACTTGATCATATCAGCAATCATGAATCAGGCAGATGTTTTCTGTTCTCTCGTTGCAGGATACAAGGATGTTGACTTGAAGCCTTCGGGTTTTGCAATAGTGCCTGATGGATTTGATTCCTCTCTAGTGACCTTCTCCCTCCAAGAAGTTCTTCAAGTTCCAGACACCCATACAGGAATTAGAGTCAAAAGTTGTGTCGCGAAGAGAATCATTTCAGAGATAATAGAAGAGA TGGCTGATGTAGTAAAATCAGCAAGTTAA
- the LOC100256598 gene encoding plasmodesmata-located protein 2 isoform X2, whose translation MGLPPKPLSLLSLSLTFLTILGFFPSAKPSTDFTNLVYKGCADQKFQDPSGVYSKTLKPLFDSLVSQSSTKNFSTATSGEGQSSITGLYQCRGDLSNSQCYTCVGKLPDLCTKLCGKAIAARVQLSGCYMRYEVAGFKQVTATELLYKVCGSTQASQSGFEEKRDTTFGMMEKGVEGGDGFYTGTYESVYVLGQCEGDMGGSDCGDCVNTAVERVKTECGDSISGQIYLHKCYISYSYYPTGVPSQSSAESGQSTEKTVALVVGGVAALGFGIACLMFVRTAFKKHHSNY comes from the exons ATGGGTTTGCCGCCAAAACCCCTGTCtctcctctccctctctctgaCTTTCCTCACAATTCTTGGCTTCTTCCCATCTGCCAAACCCTCCACAGATTTCACAAACTTGGTGTATAAAGGCTGTGCCGACCAAAAATTCCAAGACCCATCAGGGGTTTACTCCAAAACCCTCAAACCCCTGTTTGATTCTCTGGTTTCACAGTCCTCCACAAAGAATTTCTCCACAGCCACTTCTGGTGAGGGCCAATCTTCCATCACAGGGCTGTACCAATGTAGAGGTGATCTCTCCAACTCCCAATGCTACACCTGTGTGGGCAAACTCCCAGACCTCTGCACCAAGCTCTGTGGCAAAGCTATAGCTGCCAGAGTTCAACTCAGTGGGTGCTACATGAGGTATGAGGTTGCTGGGTTCAAGCAGGTCACTGCAACTGAGCTTCTGTACAAGGTGTGTGGATCAACTCAGGCAAGTCAGAGTGGGTTTGAAGAGAAGAGAGACACTACTTTTGGGATGATGGAGAAGGGTGTTGAAGGTGGGGATGGATTCTACACTGGGACATATGAGTCTGTGTACGTGTTGGGGCAGTGTGAGGGGGACATGGGAGGTAGTGATTGTGGAGATTGTGTGAATACTGCAGTTGAGAGAGTCAAAACCGAGTGTGGTGACTCAATTTCCGGGCAGATTTATTTGCACAAATGCTACATCAGCTATAGTTACTATCCAACCGGGGTGCCCAGCCAATCTTCAGCAG AATCAGGTCAGAGTACAGAGAAGACAGTAGCACTTGTTGTGGGAGGGGTAGCAGCTCTAGGGTTTGGAATTGCTTGTTTGATGTTTGTTAGAACAGCTTTCAAGAAACATCATAGTA ATTactga
- the LOC100261695 gene encoding mitochondrial import receptor subunit TOM9-2 — protein sequence MASQGRRGVSDRRNPKNEGILSRVSNSISQSPILFQGRQAASDAAVVAKKLFKSTGKAAWIAGTTFLILVVPLIIEMDREQQMNELEMQQASLLGTPAQK from the coding sequence ATGGCGTCTCAGGGCCGCAGAGGAGTCTCGGACAGGCGAAACCCTAAAAACGAAGGCATTCTATCTAGGGTTTCCAACTCCATTTCTCAGTCCCCCATCCTTTTCCAGGGCCGCCAAGCTGCGTCCGACGCCGCCGTCGTCGCCAAGAAGCTTTTCAAGAGCACCGGCAAGGCCGCCTGGATCGCCGGCACCACTTTCCTCATCCTCGTGGTCCCTCTCATCATCGAAATGGATCGCGAGCAGCAGATGAACGAGCTCGAGATGCAGCAAGCCAGCTTGCTCGGCACTCCGGCCCAAAAGTGA